TTGCATCCTTCTTCCCAATTCCAACACCATCAAGAAAGAGCATCAAGACATGGGGAGATTTCTGTTTCATTCACGATTTGTCTTCAAGCATTACCGTAACCGGACCGTCGTTGACAAGTTGGACATCCATCATTGCACGGAAAACTCCCGTCGCCACTCTCGCATCACCGATTTCATGACGAAGAAATTTCACAAACTCCCCGTACAATGCTTCTGCCTGTTGTGGCGGAGCGGCATCTACAAAACTCGGACGATTTCCTTTTCGTGTGTCCGCATACAATGTGAACTGAGAAACAACCAACACTTCTCCGGAAATATCTTTCACAGAAAGATTCATTTTCTGTTGAGCATCTTCAAAGATTCTCAAGTCCGCGCAGCGTCGTGCTAAATAATTCGCCGCTTCGGTTGTGTCTTTGTGTGTCACTCCCAGAAATACTAACATTCCTTTCCCGATGTTATTGTGAAGTGAACCATTGATGCTCACGCTTGCCGAACTCACCCGCTGTACTAATGCTCTCACGAATTTACCTTCTGTCCTTTGACAACTCTTGGTATTCGTTCTAAGTCCAACACCGCCTCAATGTTCTGAAACTTAGCTTCGTGCAAGATTGATTTCACATCTTCGCTTTGATTGTATGCAACTTCAAACAGGAGCCATCCGTTCGGTTTTAATAATTGATGAGAGAGACTCGTTATTGCTTTGTAAAATGTCAAACCATCGCTTCCATCTTTTAGTGCAAGATGAGGTTCAAAATCTGTAACTTCCTTTGAGAGCAACTCAAATTCCGAATTCGAAATGTATGGTGGATTGGAAACGAGCATGTCATATTGTTGACTGTCCAATTCGTTTTCATATTTAAACACATCACATTTCCTTAATTG
This window of the Ignavibacteriota bacterium genome carries:
- a CDS encoding D-tyrosyl-tRNA(Tyr) deacylase, with translation MRALVQRVSSASVSINGSLHNNIGKGMLVFLGVTHKDTTEAANYLARRCADLRIFEDAQQKMNLSVKDISGEVLVVSQFTLYADTRKGNRPSFVDAAPPQQAEALYGEFVKFLRHEIGDARVATGVFRAMMDVQLVNDGPVTVMLEDKS